In one window of Duganella dendranthematis DNA:
- a CDS encoding TetR/AcrR family transcriptional regulator has protein sequence MPTVKINRRLLNRDKLEAEITAEAVRVFAECGYEGTSIATVAENAGLSKQNLMYYFPTKQSLYQRVLDEVLDDWLARMESLAAADQEPREVLRTYVQAKLKFSRENPWASRVYAMEVISGAPLYGGQIQNRVVPLVRKDIEVFERWISEGKMAPLNATHLLFAIWAMTQSYADFSAQMALVLNRKQLTKKDFDDAEKVIVDMVLAAISVPQPPADGDGR, from the coding sequence ATGCCGACAGTAAAAATCAACCGTCGCCTGCTCAACCGCGACAAGCTGGAAGCCGAGATCACCGCCGAAGCGGTGCGCGTGTTTGCCGAATGCGGCTACGAAGGCACCTCGATCGCCACGGTGGCGGAAAACGCCGGCCTGTCGAAGCAGAACCTGATGTACTACTTCCCCACCAAGCAGTCGCTCTACCAGCGCGTGCTGGACGAAGTGCTGGACGACTGGCTGGCGCGCATGGAAAGCCTGGCCGCCGCCGACCAGGAGCCGCGTGAAGTGCTGCGCACCTACGTCCAGGCCAAGCTGAAATTCTCGCGCGAGAATCCGTGGGCGTCGCGCGTCTACGCGATGGAGGTGATCAGCGGCGCGCCGCTGTACGGCGGCCAGATACAGAACCGCGTGGTGCCGCTGGTGCGCAAGGATATCGAGGTGTTTGAACGCTGGATCAGCGAGGGGAAAATGGCGCCGCTGAACGCGACCCATCTGCTGTTTGCGATCTGGGCGATGACGCAGTCCTATGCGGACTTCTCGGCCCAGATGGCGCTGGTGCTCAACCGCAAACAGCTGACCAAAAAAGATTTCGACGATGCCGAGAAGGTCATCGTCGATATGGTGCTGGCGGCGATTAGCGTGCCGCAGCCGCCTGCCGACGGCGACGGCCGATGA
- a CDS encoding aminotransferase-like domain-containing protein, giving the protein MEEASAVIDQTGGPASWPCVAIERRHKDSLVEQIVAAISSMVGSRELRVGTKMPSVRQFAKCNGVSTFTVVESYDRLVTLGLLSSRRGSGYFVARQDLPATLLQAAPSAAPLAIDALTPELYSGVSEALPVGAGWLPPEWYGEDTILDAVRQAMKIPANRLRGYGHPLGFPTLRQHMAATLGDELFPVEAEQILLTHGATHAFDLILRTLTKPGDTVFVEDPGYSNLLSLIRHHGCIAVGIPRGENGLDLDLLAQQAALTQPKLMFVNTVLQNPLGTSLSAAQAHRLLALAEQFDFWLVEDDIYRELAPRGEASLAAMDGLRRVIRVGSFSKTLSPVLRVGSISASSSLIPELLRVKMLTGLTTSEINERAVYHAITARPYRRMVDKLVTQLDAGRERAMASLRDVGMTLLARPRGGMFVSAGWHDAPSPAWNGKVIADLALKHGILLSPCDFFMLRAPEAIWFRFNVAYADHPQLLNFLRLICRQ; this is encoded by the coding sequence ATGGAAGAGGCAAGTGCTGTCATCGATCAAACCGGCGGGCCGGCAAGCTGGCCCTGCGTCGCCATCGAACGCCGGCACAAAGACAGTCTGGTGGAGCAAATCGTGGCCGCCATCAGCAGCATGGTCGGCAGCCGGGAGTTGCGCGTGGGAACTAAGATGCCGTCGGTACGGCAGTTCGCCAAGTGTAATGGCGTCAGCACCTTTACAGTTGTCGAGTCCTACGACCGCCTGGTGACGCTTGGCCTGCTGTCGTCGCGGCGCGGTTCCGGCTATTTTGTCGCCCGCCAGGACCTGCCGGCCACGCTGCTGCAGGCTGCTCCCAGCGCCGCGCCGCTGGCCATCGACGCCCTCACGCCCGAACTGTATTCCGGCGTCTCGGAAGCGCTGCCGGTAGGCGCCGGCTGGCTGCCGCCCGAGTGGTATGGCGAAGACACCATCCTCGACGCCGTGCGCCAGGCCATGAAGATTCCGGCCAACCGCCTGCGCGGCTACGGTCACCCGCTCGGCTTCCCCACGCTGCGCCAACACATGGCCGCCACGCTGGGCGACGAACTGTTCCCGGTCGAAGCCGAGCAAATCCTGCTGACCCACGGCGCCACCCACGCCTTCGACCTGATCCTGCGCACGCTGACCAAGCCGGGCGACACGGTATTTGTCGAAGATCCCGGCTACAGCAATCTGCTGTCGTTAATTCGCCACCATGGCTGCATCGCGGTTGGCATTCCGCGCGGCGAAAACGGGCTGGATCTGGACCTGCTGGCGCAGCAGGCCGCGCTGACGCAACCCAAGCTCATGTTCGTCAACACCGTGCTGCAAAACCCGCTGGGCACCTCGCTGAGCGCGGCGCAGGCGCACCGGCTGCTGGCGTTGGCCGAGCAGTTTGACTTCTGGCTGGTGGAGGACGACATTTACCGCGAACTGGCGCCACGCGGCGAAGCCTCGCTGGCGGCGATGGACGGCTTGCGACGCGTGATCCGCGTCGGCAGCTTTTCCAAGACGCTGTCGCCGGTGCTGCGGGTCGGCTCGATCAGCGCTTCATCGTCGTTGATCCCCGAGCTGCTGCGGGTGAAGATGCTGACCGGCCTCACCACCTCCGAGATCAACGAACGCGCCGTCTACCATGCCATCACCGCCCGCCCCTACAGGCGCATGGTGGACAAGCTAGTGACGCAGTTGGACGCCGGCCGCGAACGCGCCATGGCCAGCCTGCGCGACGTCGGCATGACCTTGCTGGCGCGGCCGCGCGGCGGCATGTTCGTCAGCGCCGGCTGGCACGACGCGCCCTCGCCCGCGTGGAACGGCAAGGTGATCGCCGACCTGGCGCTCAAGCACGGCATCCTGCTGTCGCCGTGCGACTTCTTCATGCTGCGCGCGCCGGAGGCGATCTGGTTCCGCTTCAACGTGGCGTATGCCGACCATCCGCAACTGCTCAACTTCCTGAGACTGATATGCCGACAGTAA